The Procambarus clarkii isolate CNS0578487 chromosome 88, FALCON_Pclarkii_2.0, whole genome shotgun sequence genomic sequence cactgctgtagttacacactgttgtaggacacaTTGCTGTATTACACGCTGTTGTAGGACACAttgctgtattacacactgttgtaggacacattgctgtattacacactgttgtaggacacactgctgtattacacactgttgtaggacacattgctgtattacacactgttgtaggacacattgctgtattacacactattgtaggacacactgctgtattacacactgttgtaggacacactgctgtattacacactattgtaggacacactgctgtattacacactgttgtaggacacactgctgtattacacTGCTGTAGtacacactgttgtaggacaacactgctgtattacacactgttgtaggacacactgctgtattacacactgttgtaggacacactgctgtattacacactgttgtaggacacactgctgtattacacactgttgtaggacacactgctgtattacacactgttgtaggacacattgctgtattacacactgctgtattacacactgttggtagggacacactgctgtattacacactgttgtaggacacactgttgtaggacacactgctgtattacacactgttgtaggacacactgctgtattacacactgttgtaggacacactgttgtaggacacattgctgtattacacactgttgtaggacacattgctgtattacacactgttgtaggacacattgctgtattacacactgttgtaggacacactgctgtattacacactgttgtaggacacattgctgtattacacactgttgtaggacacattgctgtattacacactgttgtaggacacattgctgtattacacactgttgtaggacacactgctgtattacacactgttgtaggacacattgctgtattacacactgttgtaggacacattgctgtattacacactgttgtaggacacactgctgtattacacactgtttgtaggacacactgctgtattacacactgttgtaggacacattgctgtattacacactgctgtattacacactgttgtaggacacactgctgtaattacacactgttgtaggacacaTTGCTGTATTACACACTGCTGTAGGACACACTGATGTATTacactgctgtattacacactgttgtaggacacactgctgtattacacactgttgtaggacacactgctgtattacacactgttgtaggacacaTTGCTGTATTACACTGCTGTATTGcacactgctgtattacacactgttgtAGTCACCGTCTTTAAGAAAAAGGTATCAACAAATATAAATGAGGTCAGAGCCGAGGAAAGAAGACACCAAGACTTACCAATAAATCATGACACCAAAACCGCCAAGAAGTCATTAATTAATACAGTTTCCTTTGAAGAAGACTTCAAGGTGCTTTAATACAAGTGTTTACAGTCATCAGAGGACGTGACAATGTTAGTTCTAAACAACAATTTCACGTCACCCAAACCTAACAAGCATCAATGGCTGTACAATTTATGGGTAACGACAGTTACTCtatgcagttgaacatcttcaatcGAATCTCAACCATATGTAGCACTTAACCAGGAGATATAgtacagtgtggtacagtaaaCATATGCAGCACTTAACCAGGAGATATAgtacagtgtggtacagtaaaCATATGCAGCACTTAACCAGGAGATATAgtacagtgtggtacagtaaaCATATGCAGCACTTAACCCTTAACCAGGAGATATAgtacagtgtggtacagtaaaCATATGCAGCACTTAACCAGGAGATATAAtacagtgtggtacagtaaaCATATGCAGCACTTAACCAGGAGATATAAtacagtgtggtacagtaaaCATATGCAGCACTTAACCAGGAGATATAAtacagtgtggtacagtaaaCATATGCAGCACTTAACCAGGAGATATAAtacagtgtggtacagtaaaCATATGCAGCACTTAACCAGGAGATATAAtacagtgtggtacagtaaaCATATGCAGCACTTAACCAGGAGATATAAtacagtgtggtacagtaaaCATATGCAGCACTTAACAAGGAGATATAATACAGTATGGTACAGTAATTAAACTTTGGATATGGGCCAACAGGTCTCGCCATATTCGCTTCACTTCCTGCATATGTCTCCAGGACCTCCAAGGCCTCTAAGACCTCCGAAACCTCCAAGGCCTCTAAGACCTCCAAACCTTCAATACCTCCAAACCCTCCAAGACCTCCAAGGCCTCCAAATCCTTCAAGACCTCCAAGAACTCTCAGGCCTCAAAGACCTCCGAAACCTCCAAGGCCTCTAAGACCTCCAAAACCTCCAAGGGCCTCTAAGACCTCCAAAACCTTCAATACCTCCAAACCCTCCAAGACCTCCAAGGCCTCCAAATCCTTCAAGACCTCGAAGACCTCCAAGGCCTCCAGGACCTCCAAGACCTCCAGGACCTCCAAGGCCTCCAAACCCTCCAAACTCTCCAAGGCCTCCAAGACCTCCAGGACCTCCAAGGCCTCCAAGGCCTCCACAAAAAGCAGAATATAGTTCCAACGGTCTGTTCTTTGAAATTCTATGTATCTGTGTTATTATCATCGTCattattatcaccatcaccatcatcatcaccaccgtcACATTATTTCATCACCATAATCATCTTCATAATCATATCACATCACCATCTTAATCATCATCACCGGCATCAACATCCACGCATTAtcgcatcatcattatcatccacACATCACATCATCATGTCAAATTATCAtatcaccatcattatcatcacAATTATCGAATATTATCCTTATCACAATTATCGAATATTATCCTTATCATCACAATTATCGAATATTATCCTTATCATCATCATGAGCATATCATTATCACCGtcatcatcatcctcatcataATCATATCATTATCACTTTCACCATCAAGATCACATCATAACTATCATC encodes the following:
- the LOC138359032 gene encoding balbiani ring protein 2-like, with the protein product MAVQFMGLAIFASLPAYVSRTSKASKTSETSKASKTSKPSIPPNPPRPPRPPNPSRPPRTLRPQRPPKPPRPLRPPKPPRASKTSKTFNTSKPSKTSKASKSFKTSKTSKASRTSKTSRTSKASKPSKLSKASKTSRTSKASKASTKSRI